The window CGCCCGTTGAAACAGCCACGTTACTGATAAACTCGGTTGATAAGGTTGCAATAAAGCCAAAGCCGGCGCAGAAAGTGTGTCTGCTTGCAGCGCTTCCTCAATGCCGGTGGTTAAACGCTTGAGATGGCGCACCATTGCCCCAAACCCGCCAAAACTCAAAGGAGATTGACTGCCGCTACTATCTCCCACCGGCAGAATGCGACTCCAAGGCATTTGTAAGGGACTTTGCCGGTAAGAAGGAAAGAAGCCAAACAATGCTCGTTGAAATTGCAATTGATCGACTTCAACGCCTTGGTATGCCGGCAGCAAGCGCAGATATTCCTCAAATAGAAACTCTAAACTAAACCGTTGCGGATCAGCGTCTAAATAAGTAAATAAATAAGTCGTGCGCCCATCTCTAGCGGGAAACGCTTCCCAAAAATACTGGCATTGATGTTGTATTGGCGTAAAAGACACAAACAAATCACCTGTTTCATTTTGAGGAAATCCCCGCGCACAACTTCCCACAACTAAACAAATGCTATCGGGTTTTTGTCCTTGCCGCGCCTGCCGAATCACTGGGGAAAAATGCCCCATTGCATCGATGAATAATCGAGTTCTTAAAGTGCTGATTGCGGAATTTTCCGCTTGACTTTTGACTTCTATCGTTATTCCATCTGGATGAACAATGGCTGCCTCAAAAGCCGTATTTTCAAATAACTGTCCGCCGGCTTCTAAAAATCGTAACTTAAGCGTGTCGAGTAAAGAAACTGGATCAACCCCAATATTAAGAACATCACGCACCCAAACTTCAGCGCCATTTAAAAAACTTACACGGGCTGGATTATATTCTGTTGCGATCGCTTGCCCTAATTCTGCTTCCGAAAGTAAATTTAATTCCACAAACACATCTAATTCTTTGCGAGAGATGTTCCATTCTTGATCTCTGCCGCGCAAAATCCCCCGCTCAATTAGCGCCACCCGCCATCCTCGCTGCGCTAAAGCCGCACCGATGAAAATTCCCAAAGTGCCGCCGGCGATCACAATATCCCACTCTACAGTTTCCAAAGGCTGCTCGTTTTGCTTCACCACAGCCGGCACAGGGGCGCTTCCCTCTTTAATGGCTTGCCAGAGGCTATCGGCACGACGCAGTGTCCCCAATGCGTCACCAGGTAGCTGAGATAGAATTTGCTCGGTTTGGCTCATGAGTTGTCAATTTTCTACAGAAGCTTTCTTTACATCCTAATCTGGTATCAGTTTTGCTGACATCGTCGCAGCAGTCGCAACGCCGGCAGCGAGTTTAACAGCCCTTTTTTCTGTCAACTTGCTTGCTCAGTTCGATTCTTTTTGTATTATCGCTTACACAAACCAGTAATACTAGATAATGCTTGTGGCAGAGAACGCGAAAAACCCAGATTACGCCTGAGAGAGAGGAATATGCACCTCCAGCTTCATAAAATAACTCCAGGCTTACAAATAGCATTGCTTTGATTTTATATAAACACCCAACATTCCTCAATCTTTGGTGAGGGAGGAAAGTGTAAATTTATGTGCTGACAAGATTTTATTCTTTGTTGGCGCAAACAGATGTGGGTTTGAAAGTTTAATTGGAATTCTAGCAGATTGGAAAAAATCAAGTCTGACACAATTACTAATTTAAGCGATAACTAATAGCGCAGATTCAGTAGTAATAGCGAAGCAGAAGTAGCAAAATGCGAGAAACAGCGGGACTGGGAGAACAAGCGATTAATAAAATTGCTGAGATGGCGCTGGCAAGTCAACTACACGATGCGGGAGAATTAGAAGTTCGGATTAAGATCGATTTTAACAAACTCGCGCGTGGAGAAGTTGAGTCGATTGCGATCAAGATCGCTGGCTTATTAATGCAAGCAAATTTGCGCCTAGAAGAATTGCAGCTACAAATTAATCGCGTTACAGTTAAGCCTTTTAGCGCCCTGTTCGGCAAAATCGAACTGACGCATCCTTGTGAGGGTAATGTTCGTGCTGTGATCAACGAGGATAGTCTCAGCCATGCCCTTAACAACCCATCTTCCTCCAAAAATTCTCGACAAAATCAACGTTTTGATGAGAGGAAAATTAGCGGAATTCACATTCAGAAACTGCGGTGTTTTTTCCTAGCAAATGGTCATATTGTTTTTAACTGCGAAGCGATTTTGGAAAAAACAAATGAAGCTCAATCCGTTGCCTTCACAGCCACACCCAGCATTGGGATGGATGGGCGAAAAATTGTGTTCCAAGATGTGCGGGATGTGGAAGGCAAGGAACCCCCAAGCGGATTAGCAGCAGCTTTAGTGGCGCAGGCAAGCGAAATTTTAAGTTTGCCTGAGTTTGAGGAAAAAGGAATGTCTCTGCAATTTCAGGAACTCGATCTGGTAGCCGGCAAGTTAACTTGGCAAGCTGCCGCCCACATTGAGCAATTTCCATCCGGTTAACCGGCTTATTAAAACTTTATTGGGGTGAGTTCATGACACACTTTGGTATTATTTGCCCGCCGTTTCCCGGTCACTTAAATCCCCAGGCAGCCTTGGGACGAGAACTGCAAAAACGCGGTCATCGCGTCACTTTTCTGCAAATTCCTGATGTAGAACTTAAAGTGCGCTCAGAAGGGCTGAACTATTGGCCCATTGGGCAGTCTCTTTACCGGCCCGGTTTTCTGGCTGAAACTTGCGAGCAACTCGGTAAATTGAGCGATATGGAAGCGCTGCGCTACTCACTCGATTTTTGCCGGCATATTACTGAAATTATCTGCGAAGATGCCCCAGGTGCGATTAAGGCGGCGGGGATTGAAGTGTTGCTCGTCGATCAGCTCGAACCTGCCGGTGAAACAGTCGCCGAATTCCTTGGTATTCCTTTTATTTGCGTCTCTTGCGCTCAGGCAATGCACCGCAGAGCGGATGTTCCCCCGTTTTTCACGCCTTGGAGTTACCACAATACTTGGTGGGCGCGGCTTCGCAATCTGGCCGTTTATTATATGCTAGACCGCAGCAGCCAACCGATTTTGCAAGCGCTCAATCACTACCGGCAAGCGTGGAAACTGCCGGCATATCGCAACTTGTACGCCTCCGCTGCCCGACTGGCCCACATTAGCCAGCAGC of the Microcoleus sp. FACHB-68 genome contains:
- a CDS encoding FAD-binding oxidoreductase, coding for MSQTEQILSQLPGDALGTLRRADSLWQAIKEGSAPVPAVVKQNEQPLETVEWDIVIAGGTLGIFIGAALAQRGWRVALIERGILRGRDQEWNISRKELDVFVELNLLSEAELGQAIATEYNPARVSFLNGAEVWVRDVLNIGVDPVSLLDTLKLRFLEAGGQLFENTAFEAAIVHPDGITIEVKSQAENSAISTLRTRLFIDAMGHFSPVIRQARQGQKPDSICLVVGSCARGFPQNETGDLFVSFTPIQHQCQYFWEAFPARDGRTTYLFTYLDADPQRFSLEFLFEEYLRLLPAYQGVEVDQLQFQRALFGFFPSYRQSPLQMPWSRILPVGDSSGSQSPLSFGGFGAMVRHLKRLTTGIEEALQADTLSAPALALLQPYQPSLSVTWLFQRAMTVGIERKIEPEQINQLLSGVFAGMEQLGEPVLKPFLQDVVQFSALSQTLLKTAINNPALIIKLTPQLGLIPLLDWMRHYINLGVYSALFPLGQAMEPFVKTLSPAQQYYYHRWLDAWIYGSAGDY
- a CDS encoding DUF2993 domain-containing protein, with amino-acid sequence MRETAGLGEQAINKIAEMALASQLHDAGELEVRIKIDFNKLARGEVESIAIKIAGLLMQANLRLEELQLQINRVTVKPFSALFGKIELTHPCEGNVRAVINEDSLSHALNNPSSSKNSRQNQRFDERKISGIHIQKLRCFFLANGHIVFNCEAILEKTNEAQSVAFTATPSIGMDGRKIVFQDVRDVEGKEPPSGLAAALVAQASEILSLPEFEEKGMSLQFQELDLVAGKLTWQAAAHIEQFPSG